Within Primulina tabacum isolate GXHZ01 chromosome 5, ASM2559414v2, whole genome shotgun sequence, the genomic segment CAAGAGGGAGAGAGGGTTTAGATTGGGCTTGTAATTTTTTTCTCATTACATGTCCCAGACGAAATTATAAGGAATTATTTATGTGTGACATAGAACAATACTACTGAATGCTTTTAATACTCAATTGGTCTTTGAAATAACCGCTGATTCAGAGTTTTTAGTGGGTCTTAGGTTTGAGACTTGGATAGAGTCCCTGAGTTTTATTTCTGGCTGCAAATTTTGGTTGACGAAGATGTTACTGATGTTTACAATGGAAGTTGAATGTGGACTTTacacattattatttttatttctggGCATTGTGTTTGAATGAAGGTTTGATTTATTAACTTGCAATGTCTTGGTTTTAATCCAACATTTTGAAAATGTAAATGTTCTATTAAAATGAAACCAGTGCTTTTAAATTCTCAAGTTACTGTAAGAAATCTCTCTTATATTTTTGTAAGAAATTTTGTATGTATACATTCAGCTAGCAGTTAAAATTGAGGATTCAAATGCACAATCAAGTCTATCAGTTGAAACATGTATAGATGAACAACTTTCAGCTTTATTATCAGGTATTTCACATGATCATTTATGTTTTCAGGTGCGTGGCTGCTAAGGGCGACGAATCTGGTGGTTGTGATAAATTTGCCAAGTACTATCGTTCGCTTTGCCCTGGAGAATGGGTGAGTTGATATTCTTCTCTGCCATTCATGGCCTGTTTTTAGTGCACACTGGTTTGGTAGAATGATTCGATGTACTTGCCCTGGAGAATGGGTGGTTTGTTCTTGTACTCCTGCCAACTCTCAACTTGAGTTGAAGTATCTCTCTTCATTTAACTAAGATTGCTTCATCAGTAACTCAATCTAATCTCTTATCGTTATTTTTAAGCAACCTAATAATTCATTTCAGCCCTGATAATCCGTAATTGCCATTGACTGTCTCACAAACCACTGACATCAAAGTCATGAGATTACGTTACCTAACATATATGATTGCATTATTGCAAGTAACTTCCACTGCATCTTTCCTCGGTAATTTTCTACTCATCTTTCTTTTTTCGGATGATCTGATAAAAGTTTTGTATGAAGCGTTggatttttctctttttcacaGGTTGAGAAATGGAATGAGCAGAGGGAGAATGGAACCTTCCCAGGG encodes:
- the LOC142546211 gene encoding cytochrome c oxidase subunit 6b-2 — protein: MAEIEIKTAPADFRFPTTNQTRHCFTRYIEFHRCVAAKGDESGGCDKFAKYYRSLCPGEWVEKWNEQRENGTFPGPL